One genomic region from Candida albicans SC5314 chromosome 6, complete sequence encodes:
- a CDS encoding uncharacterized protein (Protein with a predicted double-strand break repair domain; Hap43-repressed gene), giving the protein MNKEIHEGEKILSGTILRVPLIIEDKATSETIKNSSLWLHVSGADYEPSNNPLFINKSLTAICSEGYFHKTLTTDNSNRVFRRYIPNIDLSNDKHFELLNNLFPLDLESLIEAKQTTKAPTQQQQQQLKLMAKLISDKSNYDANNEYLDDIEPNKNNIVLSIKTDAKYAVTIGTIELPPVDIENNPYLNDEENLLNWMELYNSQNESLLELLIESNNNLDRLKSENQKLESNLELTKNDYDKIIEDLESKFYLVLNSKKDKIYELTHK; this is encoded by the coding sequence ATGAATAAAGAAATACATGAAGGAGAGAAGATACTTCTGGGAACAATTTTGCGAGTCCCTTTGATAATTGAAGACAAAGCAACATctgaaacaataaaaaattcttcattatgGCTTCACGTATCAGGAGCTGATTATGAACCAAGTAATAATCCCCTTTTCATAAATAAATCTTTAACTGCCATATGCAGTGAAGGGTATTTCCATAAAACACTAACGACAGACAACAGTAATCGAGTTTTCCGAAGGTATATTCCTAATATAGATCTTAGTAATGATAAACATTTCgaattattgaataatcTTTTCCCACTTGATTTAGAAAGTTTGATAGAGGCTAAACAAACCACCAAGGCTCCAAcacagcaacaacagcaacaattgaaattaatggCTAAATTGATTAGTGATAAATCCAATTATGATGCCAATAATGAATATTTGGACGATATTGAACCTAATAAGAACAACATTGttttatcaatcaaaacAGATGCCAAATATGCCGTGACCATTGGAACGATCGAGTTACCACctgttgatattgaaaataatccatatttaaatgatgaagaaaatttacTTAATTGGATGGAATTATATAATTCTCAGAATGAATCattattggaattattgattgaatcaaataataatttggatCGATTAAAATCggaaaatcaaaaattagaaCTGAATCTTGAATTGACCaaaaatgattatgatAAAATAATTGAGGATTTAGAACtgaaattttatttggtaTTGAATTCTAAGAAAGATAAGATTTATGAATTGACTCATAAATAG